DNA from Homo sapiens chromosome 1, GRCh38.p14 Primary Assembly:
ACACCTGCACCATATTTTCCATTCCTCACAGcacatttatttcagtaattCTGTTATGTCGGTTCTTAGCATGAGCATAGTGTTACACGATTTTCGTACATATAATCACATCCaaaacaagttctaaaatttaaattgtaaACATTCTCatatgtagaaatattttaattggtGTATTAAGTTTTGCTAACTGATCAAATTTGGAAGATAATATAAATGAGAACGTCTATTCTAAACTGTGTAGTGAGCATTGTTTATTAATTACATTTCTACAATGTTAAATAAAGTAAGAGGCAAACCTGTCCTGTAAGCATGTCAAATTTTaggtaaaacattaaaaagaaacaaacctgtTAACAAAAGAATGTCTTGCAATAAAGaacattagatttttaaaatctattatgaTACAAAAATGTAAAGGGTAAATAGCATCTTTGTTGACAAAGTAGGAGGTAGCATGGATGCACCACTTTATTGTCTGAGAAATGCAACTGGAGTAAAGAATATTTCCTTACCACAAATAATTTCCAGAACTATGTAcatatttcttttagaaatactTGTTTAAACAAATCTCCCTCCACTTTTTAGTATAAAAAAAACCGTtccatgtgattttaaaaaaaacacttacaCATCTAGATAGAATAGTACTCTGCCCTATTTGAGTGAACAGTCTCAAACTATGAAGTACATGATATTTAATGCCCTAATTTGAGTAAATTTAGTCAGCGGTTCTTGGTATTATACAAAACACTAAATACatacaaacaaaatataatatcttatttttctatGCAAGTCTTGTGGGGAATAAACAGAGCCTTGATTCTGGTAACACTGCAAAAAACATAATTGTCCAATAAGTCTGTCTATAAGTATCCATGTGCAACAGTTTATTAATGGCTGCTTACATGTACTGCTCTTTTACTGAGTGAACACAGTTAACCAACAAAACTTCATAAACCTTAAAAACACATCTTCCAccctatataaaatatatagactaCTTACTGTTTTAAGTATTCAATTTGCTCTGATGTCACTGTAATTCACTTTCCCCCCATTTTCCTGCTTTAGTATTTATAAACAGATAATTTaatgtggcttaaaaaaaaagaatttcaaatttaCATCCAATTCAAACTGGCTATTTAAAAGGTTTCCTGGTTCTATGAAGCTGCTTCGGCCATTAGTAGAGAAAATGAAGTTTCTGTAATGGAGGCAGGCTTTTTAAGTAGTGACGTGACTTCCACCATGCCAGCTCCAGTCCGTGGAAGATTAGCGTTTACAATATGTCGTTGTAAGTGCTTAATCCAGTCTTCCTGAACAGACAAGGGTCCTCGAAAGACTAGGCCACAAAACCTACAGAAAGATAACAATTCTCTTAACATGACCAattctctttctttaaaactAATTCACACAAAATCCTAAAACATAAGGAATAaactttatcatattttaaagacAGCAATTGATAAAGTTTCTAAAGTCAAATGATTTAATAAAACATCAAAACTCCCAATTCATATGTTTATTAACAGCTATAATAAACTCCAGTAATCTTTGTATAGGTGGgagcattattattttaaaattaacatctaCACATCTTAATTCACTTGAAACAACAACTATTACTCCAAAATATGTCATTCTTTAGAAAAGACCCTTCCCCAGTTTAGCATTCCTTAAATGGCATTGTGTCTATGTTTCttcatgtgtgttgtgtgtgagtgtgagtacGGAAGAAGGCGTGACTATGAGGGGAGAGAAAATGTGTTCCCAATAAGCGAGAACTCAAGACAACAAAACATCAAACCAAACAAAATTAAACCATACAAACCAAATAAACACAAGGaaagccagtttttttttcttttttctgagacagagtcttgctctgtcgctcaggctggagtgcagtggcacgatctcggcccactgcaacct
Protein-coding regions in this window:
- the ZNF644 gene encoding zinc finger protein 644 isoform 2 (isoform 2 is encoded by transcript variant 3), with translation MLIRQNLALDCKQKKSRSRSGSKKKMLTLPHGADEVYILRCRFCGLVFRGPLSVQEDWIKHLQRHIVNANLPRTGAGMVEVTSLLKKPASITETSFSLLMAEAAS